In Gossypium arboreum isolate Shixiya-1 chromosome 6, ASM2569848v2, whole genome shotgun sequence, the following are encoded in one genomic region:
- the LOC108484888 gene encoding fasciclin-like arabinogalactan protein 14 translates to MSPMSSPIVALFLTFFLLLSAADTFNITKVLGSFSDYSTFNDLLTQTGVASEINDKKSVTVLAVSNSQISGLSSQPKDTIKKMLSIHVVLDYYDKAKVDKVPSKPLTLTTLYQQSGKAQNQQGFLTMTRVGKQVSFGSAAPGSSHDSIFVKQVTTQPYDISVLEISNVINVAITSSPSYAPNASPPRKALAPGPNKSPLASPPKTTRSDIPAADAPSTITDSDAPDNTSAASIASASAILFIFASACFMLTMI, encoded by the coding sequence ATGTCTCCCATGTCTTCCCCAATTGTTGCACTCTTCCTTACCTTTTTCCTTCTCTTATCAGCTGCCGATACATTTAACATCACTAAGGTCCTTGGCTCCTTCTCAGATTACAGCACCTTCAACGACTTGCTGACTCAAACTGGTGTTGCGAGTGAGATCAACGACAAAAAAAGCGTCACTGTTCTTGCTGTTTCCAATTCTCAGATTTCAGGACTTTCTAGCCAACCGAAGGATACAATAAAAAAGATGTTGAGCATTCATGTGGTACTGGATTATTACGACAAAGCCAAGGTGGACAAGGTGCCATCTAAACCGTTGACTCTCACCACACTTTACCAGCAAAGTGGGAAAGCCCAAAACCAGCAAGGTTTCTTGACTATGACACGTGTGGGGAAACAAGTGTCATTTGGATCTGCTGCTCCGGGTTCTAGCCATGATTCTATCTTTGTTAAACAAGTTACGACTCAACCCTATGATATTTCAGTACTGGAAATCAGCAATGTTATAAATGTAGCCATAACTTCTTCCCCATCTTACGCTCCTAATGCTTCTCCTCCCAGGAAGGCTTTAGCACCTGGTCCCAACAAGTCCCCACTTGCGTCCCCACCTAAAACTACCCGAAGCGACATACCAGCTGCTGATGCTCCTTCTACAATCACCGACTCTGATGCTCCTGATAATACTTCTGCTGCTTCTATAGCTTCTGCCTCTGCCATCCTTTTCATTTTCGCTTCGGCTTGCTTCATGCTTACCATGATTTGA